From the genome of Brienomyrus brachyistius isolate T26 chromosome 8, BBRACH_0.4, whole genome shotgun sequence, one region includes:
- the LOC125747296 gene encoding proline-rich protein 36-like isoform X8 translates to MTTQGGPQTPEHSLAKHTWAAGTQSYHPALTPPKQTCQSVDTVPPLSIHSALTPPEQICQSVDTVPPLSIHSALTPPEQTCQSVDTVPPLSIHSALTPPEQTCQSVDTVPPLSIHSALTPPEQTCQSVDTVPPLSIHSALTPPEQTCQSVDTVPPLSIHSALTPPEQICQSVDTVPPLSIHSALTPPEQTCQSVDTVPPLSIHSALTPPEQICQSVDTVPPLSIHPALTPPEQICQSVDTVPPLSIHRALTPPEQICQSVDTVPPLSIHSALTPPEQTCQSVDTVPPLSIHSALTPPEQTCQSVDTVPPLSIHPALTPPEQTCQSVDTVPPLSIHPALTPPEQTCQSVDTVPPLFIHSALTPPEQTCQSVDTVPPLSIHSALTPPEQICQSVDTVPPLSIHSALTPPEQTCQSVDTVPPLCIHSSHSLPCWLCKPAGPRPLHACLCDNLFQFKSCTRVSTLSSDTRSGTCVS, encoded by the exons atgacaacacagggagGCCCCCAAACCCCAGAGCATTCACTGGCGAAACACACATGGGCGGCTGGTACACAGTCataccacccagctctaaccccacccaagcagacctgccagtctgtggacacagtgcctcctctctccatccactcagctctaaccccacccgagcagatctgccagtctgtggacacagtgcctcctctctccatccactcagctctaaccccacccgagcagacctgccagtctgtggatacagtgcctcctctgtccatccactcagctctaaccccacccgagcagac ctgccagtctgtggacacagtgcctcctctctccatccactcagctctaaccccacccgagcagacctgccagtctgtggacacagtgcctcctctctccatccactcagctctaaccccacccgagcagacctgccagtctgtggatacagtgcctcctctctccatccactcagctctaaccccacccgagcagatctgccagtctgtggatacagtgcctcctctctccatccactcagctctaaccccacccgagcagacctgccagtctgtggatacagtgcctcctctgtccatccactcagctctaaccccacccgagcagatctgccagtctgtggatacagtgcctcctctctccatccacccagctctaaccccacccgagcagatcTGCCAGTCTGTAgatacagtgcctcctctgtccatccaccgagctctaaccccacccgagcagat ctgccagtctgtggacacagtgcctcctctctccatccactcagctctaaccccacccgagcagacctgccagtctgtggacacagtgcctcctctctccatccactcagctctaaccccacccgagcagacctgccagtctgtggatacagtgcctcctctctccatccacccggctctaaccccacccgagcagacctgccagtctgtggatacagtgcctcctctctccatccacccggctctaaccccacccgagcagacctgccagtctgtggacacagtgcctcctctcttCATCCACtcggctctaaccccacccgagcagacctgccagtctgtggacacagtgcctcctctctccatccactcggctctaaccccacccgagcagatctgccagtctgtggacacagtgcctcctctctccatccactcggctctaaccccacccgagcagacctgccagtctgtggacacagtgcctcctctctgCATCCACTCATCACACTCTCTGCCCTGTTGGCTGTGCAAACCAGCAGGTCCCAGGCCACtgcatgcatgtctgtgtgacaacTTGTTTCAATTCAAATCATGCACAAGGGTGTCCACTTTGTCTTCTGACACCAGGAGTGGAACATGTGTAAGCTGA
- the LOC125747296 gene encoding proline-rich protein 36-like isoform X34 → MTTQGGPQTPEHSLAKHTWAAGTQSYHPALTPPKQTCQSVDTVPPLSIHSALTPPEQICQSVDTVPPLSIHSALTPPEQTCQSVDTVPPLSIHSALTPPEQTCQSVDTVPPLSIHSALTPPEQTCQSVDTVPPLSIHSALTPPEQTCQSVDTVPPLSIHSALTPPEQTCQSVDTVPPLSIHSALTPPEQICQSVDTVPPLSIHSALTPPEQTCQSVDTVPPLSIHSALTPPEQICQSVDTVPPLSIHPALTPPEQICQSVDTVPPLSIHPALTPPEQTCQSVDTVPPLFIHSALTPPEQTCQSVDTVPPLSIHSALTPPEQICQSVDTVPPLSIHSALTPPEQTCQSVDTVPPLCIHSSHSLPCWLCKPAGPRPLHACLCDNLFQFKSCTRVSTLSSDTRSGTCVS, encoded by the exons atgacaacacagggagGCCCCCAAACCCCAGAGCATTCACTGGCGAAACACACATGGGCGGCTGGTACACAGTCataccacccagctctaaccccacccaagcagacctgccagtctgtggacacagtgcctcctctctccatccactcagctctaaccccacccgagcagatctgccagtctgtggacacagtgcctcctctctccatccactcagctctaaccccacccgagcagacctgccagtctgtggatacagtgcctcctctgtccatccactcagctctaaccccacccgagcagacctgccagtctgtggatacagtgcctcctctctccatccactcagctctaaccccacccgagcagacctgccagtctgtggacacagtgcctcctctctccatccactcagctctaaccccacccgagcagacctgccagtctgtggacacagtgcctcctctctccatccactcagctctaaccccacccgagcagacctgccagtctgtggatacagtgcctcctctctccatccactcagctctaaccccacccgagcagatctgccagtctgtggatacagtgcctcctctctccatccactcagctctaaccccacccgagcagacctgccagtctgtggatacagtgcctcctctgtccatccactcagctctaaccccacccgagcagatctgccagtctgtggatacagtgcctcctctctccatccacccagctctaaccccacccgagcagat ctgccagtctgtggatacagtgcctcctctctccatccacccggctctaaccccacccgagcagacctgccagtctgtggacacagtgcctcctctcttCATCCACtcggctctaaccccacccgagcagacctgccagtctgtggacacagtgcctcctctctccatccactcggctctaaccccacccgagcagatctgccagtctgtggacacagtgcctcctctctccatccactcggctctaaccccacccgagcagacctgccagtctgtggacacagtgcctcctctctgCATCCACTCATCACACTCTCTGCCCTGTTGGCTGTGCAAACCAGCAGGTCCCAGGCCACtgcatgcatgtctgtgtgacaacTTGTTTCAATTCAAATCATGCACAAGGGTGTCCACTTTGTCTTCTGACACCAGGAGTGGAACATGTGTAAGCTGA
- the LOC125747296 gene encoding proline-rich protein 36-like isoform X21 translates to MTTQGGPQTPEHSLAKHTWAAGTQSYHPALTPPKQTCQSVDTVPPLSIHSALTPPEQICQSVDTVPPLSIHSALTPPEQTCQSVDTVPPLSIHSALTPPEQTCQSVDTVPPLSIHSALTPPEQTCQSVDTVPPLSIHSALTPPEQICQSVDTVPPLSIHSALTPPEQTCQSVDTVPPLSIHSALTPPEQICQSVDTVPPLSIHPALTPPEQICQSVDTVPPLSIHRALTPPEQICQSVDTVPPLSIHSALTPPEQTCQSVDTVPPLSIHSALTPPEQTCQSVDTVPPLSIHPALTPPEQTCQSVDTVPPLSIHPALTPPEQTCQSVDTVPPLFIHSALTPPEQTCQSVDTVPPLSIHSALTPPEQICQSVDTVPPLSIHSALTPPEQTCQSVDTVPPLCIHSSHSLPCWLCKPAGPRPLHACLCDNLFQFKSCTRVSTLSSDTRSGTCVS, encoded by the exons atgacaacacagggagGCCCCCAAACCCCAGAGCATTCACTGGCGAAACACACATGGGCGGCTGGTACACAGTCataccacccagctctaaccccacccaagcagacctgccagtctgtggacacagtgcctcctctctccatccactcagctctaaccccacccgagcagatctgccagtctgtggacacagtgcctcctctctccatccactcagctctaaccccacccgagcagacctgccagtctgtggatacagtgcctcctctgtccatccactcagctctaaccccacccgagcagac ctgccagtctgtggacacagtgcctcctctctccatccactcagctctaaccccacccgagcagacctgccagtctgtggatacagtgcctcctctctccatccactcagctctaaccccacccgagcagatctgccagtctgtggatacagtgcctcctctctccatccactcagctctaaccccacccgagcagacctgccagtctgtggatacagtgcctcctctgtccatccactcagctctaaccccacccgagcagatctgccagtctgtggatacagtgcctcctctctccatccacccagctctaaccccacccgagcagatcTGCCAGTCTGTAgatacagtgcctcctctgtccatccaccgagctctaaccccacccgagcagat ctgccagtctgtggacacagtgcctcctctctccatccactcagctctaaccccacccgagcagacctgccagtctgtggacacagtgcctcctctctccatccactcagctctaaccccacccgagcagacctgccagtctgtggatacagtgcctcctctctccatccacccggctctaaccccacccgagcagacctgccagtctgtggatacagtgcctcctctctccatccacccggctctaaccccacccgagcagacctgccagtctgtggacacagtgcctcctctcttCATCCACtcggctctaaccccacccgagcagacctgccagtctgtggacacagtgcctcctctctccatccactcggctctaaccccacccgagcagatctgccagtctgtggacacagtgcctcctctctccatccactcggctctaaccccacccgagcagacctgccagtctgtggacacagtgcctcctctctgCATCCACTCATCACACTCTCTGCCCTGTTGGCTGTGCAAACCAGCAGGTCCCAGGCCACtgcatgcatgtctgtgtgacaacTTGTTTCAATTCAAATCATGCACAAGGGTGTCCACTTTGTCTTCTGACACCAGGAGTGGAACATGTGTAAGCTGA
- the LOC125747296 gene encoding proline-rich protein 36-like isoform X2, with protein MTTQGGPQTPEHSLAKHTWAAGTQSYHPALTPPKQTCQSVDTVPPLSIHSALTPPEQICQSVDTVPPLSIHSALTPPEQTCQSVDTVPPLSIHSALTPPEQTCQSVDTVPPLSIHSALTPPEQTCQSVDTVPPLSIHSALTPPEQTCQSVDTVPPLSIHSALTPPEQTCQSVDTVPPLSIHSALTPPEQICQSVDTVPPLSIHSALTPPEQTCQSVDTVPPLSIHSALTPPEQICQSVDTVPPLSIHPALTPPEQICQSVDTVPPLSIHSALTPPEQTCQSVDTVPPLSIHSALTPPEQTCQSVDTVPPLSIHPALTPPEQTCQSVDTVPPLSIHPALTPPEQTCQSVDTVPPLFIHSALTPPEQTCQSVDTVPPLSIHSALTPPEQICQSVDTVPPLSIHSALTPPEQTCQSVDTVPPLCIHSSHSLPCWLCKPAGPRPLHACLCDNLFQFKSCTRVSTLSSDTRSGTCVS; from the exons atgacaacacagggagGCCCCCAAACCCCAGAGCATTCACTGGCGAAACACACATGGGCGGCTGGTACACAGTCataccacccagctctaaccccacccaagcagacctgccagtctgtggacacagtgcctcctctctccatccactcagctctaaccccacccgagcagatctgccagtctgtggacacagtgcctcctctctccatccactcagctctaaccccacccgagcagacctgccagtctgtggatacagtgcctcctctgtccatccactcagctctaaccccacccgagcagacctgccagtctgtggatacagtgcctcctctctccatccactcagctctaaccccacccgagcagacctgccagtctgtggacacagtgcctcctctctccatccactcagctctaaccccacccgagcagacctgccagtctgtggacacagtgcctcctctctccatccactcagctctaaccccacccgagcagacctgccagtctgtggatacagtgcctcctctctccatccactcagctctaaccccacccgagcagatctgccagtctgtggatacagtgcctcctctctccatccactcagctctaaccccacccgagcagacctgccagtctgtggatacagtgcctcctctgtccatccactcagctctaaccccacccgagcagatctgccagtctgtggatacagtgcctcctctctccatccacccagctctaaccccacccgagcagat ctgccagtctgtggacacagtgcctcctctctccatccactcagctctaaccccacccgagcagacctgccagtctgtggacacagtgcctcctctctccatccactcagctctaaccccacccgagcagacctgccagtctgtggatacagtgcctcctctctccatccacccggctctaaccccacccgagcagacctgccagtctgtggatacagtgcctcctctctccatccacccggctctaaccccacccgagcagacctgccagtctgtggacacagtgcctcctctcttCATCCACtcggctctaaccccacccgagcagacctgccagtctgtggacacagtgcctcctctctccatccactcggctctaaccccacccgagcagatctgccagtctgtggacacagtgcctcctctctccatccactcggctctaaccccacccgagcagacctgccagtctgtggacacagtgcctcctctctgCATCCACTCATCACACTCTCTGCCCTGTTGGCTGTGCAAACCAGCAGGTCCCAGGCCACtgcatgcatgtctgtgtgacaacTTGTTTCAATTCAAATCATGCACAAGGGTGTCCACTTTGTCTTCTGACACCAGGAGTGGAACATGTGTAAGCTGA
- the LOC125747296 gene encoding proline-rich protein 36-like isoform X43 yields MTTQGGPQTPEHSLAKHTWAAGTQSYHPALTPPKQTCQSVDTVPPLSIHSALTPPEQICQSVDTVPPLSIHSALTPPEQTCQSVDTVPPLSIHSALTPPEQTCQSVDTVPPLSIHSALTPPEQTCQSVDTVPPLSIHSALTPPEQTCQSVDTVPPLSIHSALTPPEQTCQSVDTVPPLSIHSALTPPEQICQSVDTVPPLSIHSALTPPEQICQSVDTVPPLSIHSALTPPEQTCQSVDTVPPLSIHPALTPPEQTCQSVDTVPPLSIHPALTPPEQTCQSVDTVPPLFIHSALTPPEQTCQSVDTVPPLSIHSALTPPEQICQSVDTVPPLSIHSALTPPEQTCQSVDTVPPLCIHSSHSLPCWLCKPAGPRPLHACLCDNLFQFKSCTRVSTLSSDTRSGTCVS; encoded by the exons atgacaacacagggagGCCCCCAAACCCCAGAGCATTCACTGGCGAAACACACATGGGCGGCTGGTACACAGTCataccacccagctctaaccccacccaagcagacctgccagtctgtggacacagtgcctcctctctccatccactcagctctaaccccacccgagcagatctgccagtctgtggacacagtgcctcctctctccatccactcagctctaaccccacccgagcagacctgccagtctgtggatacagtgcctcctctgtccatccactcagctctaaccccacccgagcagacctgccagtctgtggatacagtgcctcctctctccatccactcagctctaaccccacccgagcagacctgccagtctgtggacacagtgcctcctctctccatccactcagctctaaccccacccgagcagacctgccagtctgtggacacagtgcctcctctctccatccactcagctctaaccccacccgagcagacctgccagtctgtggatacagtgcctcctctctccatccactcagctctaaccccacccgagcagat ctgccagtctgtggatacagtgcctcctctgtccatccactcagctctaaccccacccgagcagat ctgccagtctgtggacacagtgcctcctctctccatccactcagctctaaccccacccgagcagacctgccagtctgtggatacagtgcctcctctctccatccacccggctctaaccccacccgagcagacctgccagtctgtggatacagtgcctcctctctccatccacccggctctaaccccacccgagcagacctgccagtctgtggacacagtgcctcctctcttCATCCACtcggctctaaccccacccgagcagacctgccagtctgtggacacagtgcctcctctctccatccactcggctctaaccccacccgagcagatctgccagtctgtggacacagtgcctcctctctccatccactcggctctaaccccacccgagcagacctgccagtctgtggacacagtgcctcctctctgCATCCACTCATCACACTCTCTGCCCTGTTGGCTGTGCAAACCAGCAGGTCCCAGGCCACtgcatgcatgtctgtgtgacaacTTGTTTCAATTCAAATCATGCACAAGGGTGTCCACTTTGTCTTCTGACACCAGGAGTGGAACATGTGTAAGCTGA
- the LOC125747296 gene encoding proline-rich protein 36-like isoform X31 gives MTTQGGPQTPEHSLAKHTWAAGTQSYHPALTPPKQTCQSVDTVPPLSIHSALTPPEQICQSVDTVPPLSIHSALTPPEQTCQSVDTVPPLSIHSALTPPEQTCQSVDTVPPLSIHSALTPPEQICQSVDTVPPLSIHSALTPPEQTCQSVDTVPPLSIHSALTPPEQICQSVDTVPPLSIHPALTPPEQICQSVDTVPPLSIHRALTPPEQICQSVDTVPPLSIHSALTPPEQTCQSVDTVPPLSIHSALTPPEQTCQSVDTVPPLSIHPALTPPEQTCQSVDTVPPLSIHPALTPPEQTCQSVDTVPPLFIHSALTPPEQTCQSVDTVPPLSIHSALTPPEQICQSVDTVPPLSIHSALTPPEQTCQSVDTVPPLCIHSSHSLPCWLCKPAGPRPLHACLCDNLFQFKSCTRVSTLSSDTRSGTCVS, from the exons atgacaacacagggagGCCCCCAAACCCCAGAGCATTCACTGGCGAAACACACATGGGCGGCTGGTACACAGTCataccacccagctctaaccccacccaagcagacctgccagtctgtggacacagtgcctcctctctccatccactcagctctaaccccacccgagcagatctgccagtctgtggacacagtgcctcctctctccatccactcagctctaaccccacccgagcagacctgccagtctgtggatacagtgcctcctctgtccatccactcagctctaaccccacccgagcagac ctgccagtctgtggatacagtgcctcctctctccatccactcagctctaaccccacccgagcagatctgccagtctgtggatacagtgcctcctctctccatccactcagctctaaccccacccgagcagacctgccagtctgtggatacagtgcctcctctgtccatccactcagctctaaccccacccgagcagatctgccagtctgtggatacagtgcctcctctctccatccacccagctctaaccccacccgagcagatcTGCCAGTCTGTAgatacagtgcctcctctgtccatccaccgagctctaaccccacccgagcagat ctgccagtctgtggacacagtgcctcctctctccatccactcagctctaaccccacccgagcagacctgccagtctgtggacacagtgcctcctctctccatccactcagctctaaccccacccgagcagacctgccagtctgtggatacagtgcctcctctctccatccacccggctctaaccccacccgagcagacctgccagtctgtggatacagtgcctcctctctccatccacccggctctaaccccacccgagcagacctgccagtctgtggacacagtgcctcctctcttCATCCACtcggctctaaccccacccgagcagacctgccagtctgtggacacagtgcctcctctctccatccactcggctctaaccccacccgagcagatctgccagtctgtggacacagtgcctcctctctccatccactcggctctaaccccacccgagcagacctgccagtctgtggacacagtgcctcctctctgCATCCACTCATCACACTCTCTGCCCTGTTGGCTGTGCAAACCAGCAGGTCCCAGGCCACtgcatgcatgtctgtgtgacaacTTGTTTCAATTCAAATCATGCACAAGGGTGTCCACTTTGTCTTCTGACACCAGGAGTGGAACATGTGTAAGCTGA
- the LOC125747296 gene encoding proline-rich protein 36-like isoform X40 produces MTTQGGPQTPEHSLAKHTWAAGTQSYHPALTPPKQTCQSVDTVPPLSIHSALTPPEQICQSVDTVPPLSIHSALTPPEQTCQSVDTVPPLSIHSALTPPEQTCQSVDTVPPLSIHSALTPPEQTCQSVDTVPPLSIHSALTPPEQTCQSVDTVPPLSIHSALTPPEQTCQSVDTVPPLSIHSALTPPEQICQSVDTVPPLSIHSALTPPEQTCQSVDTVPPLSIHSALTPPEQTCQSVDTVPPLSIHPALTPPEQTCQSVDTVPPLSIHPALTPPEQTCQSVDTVPPLFIHSALTPPEQTCQSVDTVPPLSIHSALTPPEQICQSVDTVPPLSIHSALTPPEQTCQSVDTVPPLCIHSSHSLPCWLCKPAGPRPLHACLCDNLFQFKSCTRVSTLSSDTRSGTCVS; encoded by the exons atgacaacacagggagGCCCCCAAACCCCAGAGCATTCACTGGCGAAACACACATGGGCGGCTGGTACACAGTCataccacccagctctaaccccacccaagcagacctgccagtctgtggacacagtgcctcctctctccatccactcagctctaaccccacccgagcagatctgccagtctgtggacacagtgcctcctctctccatccactcagctctaaccccacccgagcagacctgccagtctgtggatacagtgcctcctctgtccatccactcagctctaaccccacccgagcagacctgccagtctgtggatacagtgcctcctctctccatccactcagctctaaccccacccgagcagacctgccagtctgtggacacagtgcctcctctctccatccactcagctctaaccccacccgagcagacctgccagtctgtggacacagtgcctcctctctccatccactcagctctaaccccacccgagcagacctgccagtctgtggatacagtgcctcctctctccatccactcagctctaaccccacccgagcagat ctgccagtctgtggacacagtgcctcctctctccatccactcagctctaaccccacccgagcagacctgccagtctgtggacacagtgcctcctctctccatccactcagctctaaccccacccgagcagacctgccagtctgtggatacagtgcctcctctctccatccacccggctctaaccccacccgagcagacctgccagtctgtggatacagtgcctcctctctccatccacccggctctaaccccacccgagcagacctgccagtctgtggacacagtgcctcctctcttCATCCACtcggctctaaccccacccgagcagacctgccagtctgtggacacagtgcctcctctctccatccactcggctctaaccccacccgagcagatctgccagtctgtggacacagtgcctcctctctccatccactcggctctaaccccacccgagcagacctgccagtctgtggacacagtgcctcctctctgCATCCACTCATCACACTCTCTGCCCTGTTGGCTGTGCAAACCAGCAGGTCCCAGGCCACtgcatgcatgtctgtgtgacaacTTGTTTCAATTCAAATCATGCACAAGGGTGTCCACTTTGTCTTCTGACACCAGGAGTGGAACATGTGTAAGCTGA
- the LOC125747296 gene encoding proline-rich protein 36-like isoform X41 gives MTTQGGPQTPEHSLAKHTWAAGTQSYHPALTPPKQTCQSVDTVPPLSIHSALTPPEQICQSVDTVPPLSIHSALTPPEQTCQSVDTVPPLSIHSALTPPEQTCQSVDTVPPLSIHSALTPPEQTCQSVDTVPPLSIHSALTPPEQTCQSVDTVPPLSIHSALTPPEQTCQSVDTVPPLSIHSALTPPEQICQSVDTVPPLSIHSALTPPEQTCQSVDTVPPLSIHSALTPPEQICQSVDTVPPLSIHSALTPPEQTCQSVDTVPPLSIHPALTPPEQTCQSVDTVPPLFIHSALTPPEQTCQSVDTVPPLSIHSALTPPEQICQSVDTVPPLSIHSALTPPEQTCQSVDTVPPLCIHSSHSLPCWLCKPAGPRPLHACLCDNLFQFKSCTRVSTLSSDTRSGTCVS, from the exons atgacaacacagggagGCCCCCAAACCCCAGAGCATTCACTGGCGAAACACACATGGGCGGCTGGTACACAGTCataccacccagctctaaccccacccaagcagacctgccagtctgtggacacagtgcctcctctctccatccactcagctctaaccccacccgagcagatctgccagtctgtggacacagtgcctcctctctccatccactcagctctaaccccacccgagcagacctgccagtctgtggatacagtgcctcctctgtccatccactcagctctaaccccacccgagcagacctgccagtctgtggatacagtgcctcctctctccatccactcagctctaaccccacccgagcagacctgccagtctgtggacacagtgcctcctctctccatccactcagctctaaccccacccgagcagacctgccagtctgtggacacagtgcctcctctctccatccactcagctctaaccccacccgagcagacctgccagtctgtggatacagtgcctcctctctccatccactcagctctaaccccacccgagcagatctgccagtctgtggatacagtgcctcctctctccatccactcagctctaaccccacccgagcagacctgccagtctgtggatacagtgcctcctctgtccatccactcagctctaaccccacccgagcagat ctgccagtctgtggacacagtgcctcctctctccatccactcagctctaaccccacccgagcagac ctgccagtctgtggatacagtgcctcctctctccatccacccggctctaaccccacccgagcagacctgccagtctgtggacacagtgcctcctctcttCATCCACtcggctctaaccccacccgagcagacctgccagtctgtggacacagtgcctcctctctccatccactcggctctaaccccacccgagcagatctgccagtctgtggacacagtgcctcctctctccatccactcggctctaaccccacccgagcagacctgccagtctgtggacacagtgcctcctctctgCATCCACTCATCACACTCTCTGCCCTGTTGGCTGTGCAAACCAGCAGGTCCCAGGCCACtgcatgcatgtctgtgtgacaacTTGTTTCAATTCAAATCATGCACAAGGGTGTCCACTTTGTCTTCTGACACCAGGAGTGGAACATGTGTAAGCTGA